A genome region from Deinococcus sp. KNUC1210 includes the following:
- a CDS encoding metallophosphoesterase, which yields MSDLWAIGDVHGALSTLRTLLQRARLTDFEDNWLGDGATVVFLGDLVDRGPDGAGVLHLVQHLERQAAEVGGQVVSLLGNHEVMLMAAMRFRGPPRWAAGYLSPGLFEYWRQNGGQPHDLARLEPDDLAWLQARPVLYRHADWLFCHADSQLYLSLGKTIEAVHGSVQTLLNAKSSDVWIDFLNAFSEREGFRGRQGLSRVARMLEVFGGHKIVHGHTPVFVLQNVPSGPYVSPYLYADEQVLALDSAMAYQKGAGFIVRLDADVSRLTHPEATGVLDTIFLSDILTGVGTFEP from the coding sequence GTGAGTGACCTCTGGGCCATCGGTGACGTTCACGGGGCGCTGAGTACGCTCCGTACCCTGCTGCAACGCGCCCGCCTGACCGATTTCGAAGACAACTGGCTGGGCGACGGGGCCACCGTGGTCTTTCTGGGCGACCTCGTCGACAGAGGACCGGACGGCGCGGGCGTACTTCATCTGGTGCAGCATCTGGAACGGCAGGCTGCCGAGGTGGGTGGGCAGGTGGTGAGCCTGCTCGGAAACCACGAGGTCATGCTGATGGCAGCGATGCGCTTCCGGGGGCCTCCACGCTGGGCGGCGGGCTATCTGTCGCCGGGCCTGTTCGAGTACTGGCGGCAGAACGGCGGTCAGCCGCATGATCTGGCCCGTCTCGAACCCGACGATCTGGCGTGGCTTCAGGCCCGCCCCGTGCTGTACCGCCATGCCGACTGGCTGTTCTGCCACGCCGATTCGCAGCTGTACCTGAGTCTGGGCAAGACCATAGAGGCGGTGCATGGGAGCGTCCAGACGCTGCTGAATGCCAAGAGCAGCGATGTCTGGATCGACTTCCTGAATGCCTTCTCCGAGCGCGAGGGCTTTCGCGGCCGACAGGGGCTGAGCCGCGTCGCCAGGATGCTGGAGGTGTTCGGGGGCCACAAGATCGTTCACGGTCATACTCCCGTCTTCGTGCTTCAGAATGTGCCGTCTGGCCCGTATGTCTCGCCGTACCTCTACGCCGATGAACAGGTGCTGGCGCTCGATAGTGCGATGGCCTACCAGAAGGGAGCAGGCTTCATCGTGCGGCTCGATGCCGACGTGAGCAGACTGACCCACCCGGAGGCGACGGGCGTGCTCGACACCATCTTCCTGAGCGACATCCTGACCGGCGTGGGCACCTTCGAGCCCTGA
- a CDS encoding aminodeoxychorismate/anthranilate synthase component II yields MTTPPPSPLHLLMIDNYDSFTYNLVQYFGELGCELTIWRNDQFTLDDVRALRPDAIVVSPGPCTPLEAGLSVDVVREFAPTVPMLGVCLGHQSMGEAFGARVVRAPIPVHGKTSRVQHDGQGVFSGLGDTAAVTRYHSLIVEDLPPVLLPTAWTTDQTPDGERQILMALRHRDYPMVGVQFHPESIATEDGKTMLRNFLELARAFHEAQVPA; encoded by the coding sequence ATGACGACTCCGCCGCCCTCCCCGCTCCACCTCCTGATGATCGACAACTACGATTCGTTCACCTACAACCTCGTTCAGTATTTCGGGGAACTCGGCTGTGAGCTGACCATCTGGCGCAACGATCAGTTCACGCTCGACGACGTACGGGCGCTCAGGCCCGACGCCATCGTGGTCTCGCCCGGCCCGTGTACGCCGCTGGAAGCGGGCCTGAGCGTGGACGTGGTGCGCGAGTTCGCTCCCACGGTGCCCATGCTGGGCGTGTGTCTGGGTCATCAGAGTATGGGCGAGGCGTTCGGGGCGCGGGTGGTGCGGGCACCGATTCCGGTCCACGGCAAGACCAGCCGCGTGCAGCACGACGGGCAGGGCGTGTTCTCGGGCCTGGGCGACACTGCCGCCGTCACGCGCTACCATTCGCTCATCGTGGAAGACCTGCCGCCCGTCCTGCTGCCCACCGCCTGGACCACCGACCAGACTCCGGACGGAGAGCGCCAGATCCTGATGGCGCTGCGCCACCGCGATTATCCGATGGTCGGCGTGCAGTTCCATCCCGAAAGCATCGCGACCGAAGACGGAAAAACCATGCTCCGCAACTTTCTGGAGCTGGCCCGCGCCTTTCACGAGGCTCAGGTGCCTGCATGA
- the hspR gene encoding heat shock protein transcriptional repressor HspR, fused homodimer type: MSTDAKQRPVYVISVAAELVDMHPQTLRLYERKGLIRPGRSSGKTRLYSERDIDHLREIRRLTQELGVNLAGVEEVMRLQHELDDIQDDFEAEIERLEDEIRARVQNQALPSSGEASGAAPDPKDRPVYVISIAAELVDMHPQTLRLYERKNLIRPGRSSGKTRLYSERDIEHLREIRRFTQELGVNLAGVEEIMRLRFELEGTRSKLEGRISSIQQDIQSRMTAWRELPAPAASEAESGEE; this comes from the coding sequence ATGTCCACCGACGCAAAGCAACGCCCTGTCTACGTCATCAGCGTGGCGGCTGAACTGGTGGATATGCACCCTCAGACGCTGCGACTGTACGAGCGCAAAGGTCTGATCCGTCCGGGAAGAAGCAGCGGCAAGACCCGGCTGTACAGCGAACGCGATATCGACCATCTGCGCGAAATTCGGCGGCTGACGCAGGAACTCGGCGTGAATCTGGCAGGCGTCGAAGAGGTGATGCGCCTTCAGCACGAACTCGACGATATTCAGGACGACTTCGAAGCCGAGATCGAGCGGCTGGAAGACGAAATCCGTGCGCGGGTCCAGAATCAGGCGCTGCCCTCCAGCGGTGAGGCCAGCGGCGCGGCGCCCGATCCCAAAGACCGCCCGGTCTACGTGATCTCGATTGCTGCCGAACTGGTGGACATGCACCCTCAGACGCTGCGGCTGTACGAGCGCAAAAACCTGATCCGTCCGGGCAGGAGCAGCGGCAAGACCCGGCTGTACAGCGAGCGCGACATCGAGCATCTGCGCGAGATCCGGCGATTTACCCAGGAACTCGGCGTGAATCTGGCGGGCGTCGAGGAGATCATGCGCCTGCGATTCGAGCTGGAAGGCACGCGTTCCAAGCTCGAAGGCCGCATCTCCTCGATCCAGCAGGACATCCAGAGCCGCATGACGGCGTGGCGCGAACTGCCTGCGCCCGCAGCTTCCGAAGCCGAATCCGGCGAAGAATGA
- a CDS encoding formyltransferase family protein, which yields MRAVLEAVERGELDARGVLCISNNSASPALETARRFGLHTLHLSARTFPDPAALDAAMLAAFRTAQADTVVLSGYMKALGPAVLNAYAGRLLNVHPSLLPKYGGRGMYGDLVHAAVLAAGESESGATVHAVEDEIDGGPVLLQSRVPVLPGDTVESLRARVQATEGPLLIEALRAL from the coding sequence ATGCGGGCGGTGTTGGAAGCGGTGGAGCGCGGCGAACTGGATGCACGGGGCGTGCTGTGTATCAGCAACAATTCGGCGTCTCCGGCGCTGGAGACAGCGCGGCGCTTCGGGCTGCACACGCTGCACCTGAGCGCCCGCACCTTTCCAGACCCTGCCGCCCTCGACGCTGCCATGCTCGCGGCTTTCCGCACAGCACAGGCCGATACCGTGGTGCTCAGCGGCTACATGAAGGCGCTCGGCCCAGCCGTCCTGAACGCCTATGCCGGGCGACTGCTGAACGTTCATCCGAGCCTGCTGCCGAAGTACGGTGGGCGCGGCATGTACGGCGATCTGGTTCACGCGGCGGTGCTGGCAGCGGGCGAGAGCGAGTCGGGCGCGACGGTACACGCCGTCGAAGACGAGATCGATGGTGGTCCGGTGCTGTTGCAGTCGCGGGTTCCTGTGCTGCCGGGCGATACGGTCGAGAGCCTGCGGGCGCGGGTACAGGCCACCGAGGGGCCGCTGCTGATCGAGGCGCTTCGGGCGCTGTAG
- a CDS encoding tautomerase family protein has translation MYPADRSSRYTILELQMFDGRRADTRHALIRDLQRRWVDDLKGDPADLEIIVMQTPAEQWGIRGRLGHELTLNYEVNV, from the coding sequence GTGTATCCGGCAGACCGCAGTTCGCGGTACACCATCCTCGAACTTCAGATGTTCGACGGGCGGCGGGCAGACACCCGGCACGCGCTGATCCGCGACCTGCAGCGCCGCTGGGTCGATGACCTGAAGGGCGATCCAGCCGATCTTGAAATCATCGTGATGCAGACGCCCGCCGAACAGTGGGGCATACGCGGCAGACTCGGCCACGAATTGACGCTGAACTATGAGGTAAACGTATGA
- a CDS encoding NUDIX domain-containing protein has product MIRRRDNGRWDLPGGGVEAGEVVEHAARRELNEETGLTAQDLQLLGVFSGPTAVHTYPDGNVVAWVTVLYLCRGWSGVPAPADDACEVGWFAFSSVPGELSKATASYLECVRAAIL; this is encoded by the coding sequence ATGATCCGTCGCCGGGACAACGGACGGTGGGACCTGCCCGGCGGTGGCGTGGAAGCGGGTGAAGTCGTCGAACACGCGGCGCGGCGCGAACTGAACGAGGAAACTGGGCTGACAGCGCAGGATCTGCAACTGCTCGGGGTGTTCAGTGGTCCCACGGCGGTGCATACCTATCCAGACGGGAATGTGGTCGCGTGGGTCACGGTGCTGTATCTGTGCCGCGGGTGGTCGGGTGTGCCTGCGCCTGCCGACGACGCCTGCGAGGTCGGCTGGTTCGCGTTCTCCAGCGTGCCGGGGGAATTGTCTAAAGCCACCGCCTCATATTTGGAGTGCGTCCGGGCAGCTATCCTGTAG
- a CDS encoding alpha/beta fold hydrolase — translation MKKRSVAVALLGLLVLGFVGAQAITSQAGSTQLTPAAPAGSMPPTSTLTAAFSADRYSFVLPDFGNVGYYVDKTGTGRPLLLLTSINAAASAYEMRPIFQAYRGSRPVYVLEWPGFGSSDRPDVRYTPELMTSALKAMVNIIGTDVDVVALSLSSEFAARGALSEPRIRSLALISPTGMGSAQGTTQEAAATEKAQNLYNGLAYPLWSGALYALIASPPSIRYFLSGSFEGAPDQGLVDYSYVSTRQPGAKYAPLYFISGLLFNADAYNALYSKLTQPVLVLYDKDRFVNFDRLPEFVAAHPNAQAVRITPTKGLPQFEQMQQVKAALDAFWAKN, via the coding sequence ATGAAGAAACGCTCTGTTGCTGTGGCCCTGCTGGGCCTGCTGGTTCTCGGATTCGTGGGTGCCCAGGCGATCACGTCTCAGGCGGGCAGCACCCAGCTGACCCCCGCCGCGCCCGCCGGTTCCATGCCGCCGACCTCCACGCTCACGGCGGCCTTCAGCGCCGACCGCTACAGCTTCGTGCTGCCGGATTTCGGCAACGTGGGCTACTACGTCGACAAGACCGGCACCGGTCGCCCACTGCTGCTCCTGACCAGCATCAATGCCGCTGCCAGCGCCTACGAGATGCGCCCGATCTTTCAGGCGTACCGTGGCAGCCGGCCTGTATACGTGCTGGAATGGCCCGGTTTCGGCTCCAGTGACCGCCCCGACGTGCGCTACACCCCCGAACTGATGACGAGCGCTCTGAAGGCGATGGTGAATATCATCGGCACAGACGTGGACGTGGTGGCGCTGTCGCTGAGCAGCGAATTCGCGGCGCGGGGAGCACTGAGCGAACCGCGCATCCGTTCGCTGGCCCTGATCAGCCCGACCGGGATGGGTAGCGCACAGGGCACCACCCAGGAGGCCGCCGCGACCGAGAAGGCGCAGAACCTGTACAACGGGCTGGCGTACCCGCTGTGGTCGGGCGCCCTGTATGCCCTGATCGCCAGTCCGCCCAGCATTCGCTATTTCCTGTCGGGCAGCTTCGAGGGTGCGCCCGATCAGGGGCTGGTCGATTACAGCTACGTTTCGACCCGCCAGCCGGGAGCCAAGTACGCGCCGCTGTATTTCATCAGCGGGCTGCTGTTCAATGCCGACGCCTACAACGCGCTGTACAGCAAGCTGACCCAGCCGGTGCTGGTGCTGTACGACAAGGACCGCTTCGTCAATTTCGACCGCCTGCCCGAATTCGTGGCGGCGCACCCGAACGCGCAGGCGGTCAGGATCACACCCACCAAGGGTCTGCCGCAGTTCGAGCAGATGCAGCAGGTCAAGGCAGCGCTGGACGCATTCTGGGCAAAGAACTAG
- the trpE gene encoding anthranilate synthase component I yields MPNTDTPKTATPDPLATPPASFVALRELTADLDTPVTAYLKATQDGGVNFLLESVEAGERLGRYSFIGVGEQGRFELRGGVAQLTGVLAQNGAEESQPTSDPLALLYHRITRPVAIPAGLPTFIGGAVGYAAYDIIRSYETLPDANPDELNVPDALFIVPEGTVIFDHLNHKLFVVAVAGQQEQAERVVERLTRRLRGPLPGVPGDRPSPAPVFVSNFAEGGYAAAVQKCLEYIRAGDVFQVVPSQRFSADLSVHPFALYRALRGVNPSPYLGYLNLGDVTLIASSPESLLRSDGENVTTRPIAGTRRRGSTPEHDAINAAELLADEKERAEHLMLIDLGRNDIGRVAEFGSVRVQDAFSVEKYSHVMHIVSSVTGKLKAGQTPLSALAAALPMGTVSGAPKIRAMEIIDEVEPVRRGPYGGAFGYIAYDGSLDMALTLRTMVAAHGRLHIQAGAGIVADSDPVEEERETRSKAAALMRAAELAAGGL; encoded by the coding sequence ATGCCGAACACTGACACGCCGAAGACCGCCACGCCGGACCCCCTGGCCACGCCTCCCGCCTCGTTCGTGGCGCTGCGAGAACTGACCGCCGACCTCGACACGCCCGTCACGGCATATCTCAAGGCCACCCAGGACGGCGGCGTCAATTTCCTGCTGGAGTCGGTGGAGGCCGGAGAGCGGCTGGGGCGATACAGCTTTATCGGAGTGGGCGAGCAGGGCAGATTTGAACTGCGCGGCGGCGTGGCGCAGCTGACGGGCGTGCTGGCGCAGAACGGGGCAGAGGAGAGCCAGCCCACGTCCGACCCGCTGGCGCTGCTGTATCACCGCATTACGCGCCCGGTGGCGATTCCGGCGGGCCTGCCGACCTTCATCGGCGGGGCAGTGGGCTACGCGGCCTACGACATCATTCGAAGTTACGAGACCCTGCCCGACGCCAACCCCGACGAACTGAACGTGCCCGACGCGCTGTTTATCGTGCCCGAAGGCACCGTGATCTTCGATCATCTGAACCACAAGCTGTTCGTGGTGGCGGTGGCAGGACAGCAGGAGCAGGCCGAACGGGTGGTCGAGCGCCTGACCCGCCGCCTGCGCGGGCCGCTGCCGGGCGTGCCGGGTGACCGTCCCAGTCCTGCTCCGGTCTTCGTCAGCAATTTCGCGGAGGGCGGCTACGCGGCTGCCGTTCAGAAGTGCCTGGAATACATCCGTGCCGGAGACGTGTTTCAGGTGGTGCCCTCGCAGCGCTTCAGCGCCGATCTGAGCGTGCACCCGTTCGCACTGTACCGGGCGCTGCGCGGCGTGAATCCCAGTCCGTATCTGGGCTATCTGAACCTGGGTGACGTGACCCTGATCGCCAGCAGCCCGGAAAGCCTGCTAAGAAGCGACGGCGAGAACGTGACGACCCGCCCGATCGCGGGCACGCGGCGGCGCGGCAGCACCCCCGAGCACGACGCCATCAACGCCGCCGAACTGCTGGCCGACGAGAAGGAACGCGCCGAGCACCTGATGCTGATCGATCTGGGCCGCAACGACATCGGGCGGGTGGCCGAGTTTGGCAGTGTGCGCGTGCAGGACGCCTTTTCTGTCGAAAAGTACAGCCACGTCATGCATATCGTGAGCAGCGTCACGGGCAAGCTGAAGGCAGGACAGACGCCGCTGTCGGCACTGGCGGCGGCGCTGCCGATGGGCACGGTGTCGGGCGCTCCCAAGATCCGGGCGATGGAGATCATCGACGAGGTGGAACCGGTGCGGCGCGGGCCGTATGGCGGGGCCTTCGGCTACATCGCCTACGACGGCTCGCTCGACATGGCCCTGACGCTCAGGACGATGGTGGCGGCGCACGGACGGCTGCACATTCAGGCGGGCGCGGGCATCGTCGCCGACTCCGACCCCGTCGAAGAGGAGCGCGAAACCCGCAGCAAGGCGGCGGCCCTGATGCGGGCAGCAGAACTGGCGGCGGGAGGCCTGTAA
- a CDS encoding dipeptidase: MTLKDVVEDTYAQAQDELFELLRIASVSADPAYKPEMQRAAEYLQSKLGTLGFIARIDATAGHPVVYAERLQAPDAPTVLIYGHYDVQPPAPLDKWQTPPFEPSIREGRIYARGATDDKGQAYAHVRGVEALLTQGELPVNVKFLLEGEEEIGSPNLEAYLEAHASELKADVIVISDGSRFAPDVPTVTYGLRGLSYVEVHVTGANRDLHSGSYGGAAPNAINMLAQIITRLKDDQGRITIPGFYDGIEDLTDEERHMWAQLPHDDAEFAGSIGASALPGETGYTTLERLWARPTLDVNGIWGGYQGEGSKTVIAGQAGAKISMRLVPGQDPERITKLIQDYIPTIAPEGAQVEVVALHGGQPVKIDLDNAYVRAAGRALEAVYGKTPSFTRGGGSIPIVAAFRSVLKAPVVLVDFGLNADAPHSPNESFAVEDYRNGILTSAALLQELGSARQSAQDSV, translated from the coding sequence ATGACCCTGAAAGACGTGGTAGAGGACACCTACGCCCAGGCCCAGGATGAACTGTTCGAGCTGCTGCGGATCGCGTCCGTCAGTGCCGATCCTGCCTACAAGCCAGAGATGCAGCGGGCCGCCGAGTATCTTCAGAGCAAGCTGGGCACACTGGGATTCATCGCCCGTATCGACGCGACGGCGGGGCATCCGGTGGTGTATGCCGAGCGCCTGCAAGCGCCGGATGCGCCCACGGTCCTGATCTACGGGCACTACGACGTGCAGCCCCCCGCACCGCTCGACAAGTGGCAGACGCCGCCCTTCGAGCCGTCCATCCGCGAGGGCCGCATCTACGCTCGCGGCGCGACCGACGACAAGGGGCAGGCGTACGCCCATGTGCGCGGCGTCGAAGCGCTGCTGACGCAGGGTGAACTGCCGGTCAATGTCAAATTTCTGCTGGAAGGCGAGGAAGAGATCGGCAGCCCCAACCTGGAAGCGTACCTGGAGGCGCACGCCAGCGAACTGAAGGCCGACGTGATCGTGATTTCCGACGGCTCGCGCTTTGCCCCCGACGTGCCCACCGTGACCTACGGTCTGCGCGGCTTGAGCTACGTGGAAGTGCACGTGACCGGCGCGAACCGCGACCTGCACAGCGGCAGCTACGGCGGAGCCGCGCCCAACGCCATCAACATGCTCGCCCAGATCATCACCCGCCTCAAAGACGACCAGGGCCGCATCACCATTCCCGGCTTCTACGACGGGATCGAGGACCTGACCGACGAGGAGCGGCACATGTGGGCGCAGCTGCCACACGACGACGCCGAGTTCGCGGGCAGCATCGGGGCGAGCGCTCTGCCCGGCGAGACTGGCTACACCACGCTCGAACGCCTGTGGGCGCGGCCCACCCTCGATGTCAATGGCATCTGGGGCGGCTATCAGGGTGAGGGCAGCAAAACCGTCATCGCGGGGCAGGCCGGAGCCAAGATCAGCATGCGGCTGGTGCCGGGCCAGGACCCGGAGCGCATCACAAAGCTGATTCAGGATTACATTCCCACCATCGCCCCGGAAGGTGCCCAGGTGGAAGTCGTGGCGCTGCACGGCGGCCAACCGGTCAAGATCGATCTCGACAATGCCTATGTGCGGGCGGCCGGCCGGGCGCTGGAAGCGGTCTACGGCAAGACGCCCTCGTTCACGCGGGGCGGCGGCAGCATTCCCATCGTGGCGGCTTTCCGGAGCGTGCTCAAGGCCCCGGTGGTGCTGGTCGATTTCGGGCTGAACGCTGACGCGCCGCACAGCCCCAACGAGAGCTTCGCGGTGGAGGATTACCGGAACGGCATCCTGACGAGCGCCGCGCTGCTTCAGGAACTGGGCAGTGCTCGTCAGTCCGCTCAGGACAGCGTTTGA
- the alr gene encoding alanine racemase, whose protein sequence is MQPRSRAVLSASALVHNLRELHTRAGVPLLLPVKADAYGHGLAQVVQATRDLPEVWGYAVAMPLEAAELAALHPDKPVLLLTPAAPDEMQELSDLGVLLQVGTQEEVDALPGTARVHLKVDTGMNRLGAKPDEALRLGHLLAERGQLSGVYTHLASADDPDLSSARRQLEQFARVQAQFPDVLAHAANGAGVLSFGPLPGMSLARPGLASYGYAPDHLRDVLPLRPVMTLSARVGAVHTVQAGEQVSYGGLWTAPHDTQAATVQLGYADGYPRSATGHAHLWVQGERRAVLGRICMDQFMLDVTGLDVQAGDWLEVWGEHSVHPREVAAWGGLAEYELLTGVGRRVQRMLNSEG, encoded by the coding sequence ATGCAGCCCCGTTCCCGCGCCGTCCTGTCTGCCTCTGCACTGGTCCATAACCTCCGCGAACTGCACACGCGGGCAGGCGTGCCGCTGCTGTTGCCGGTCAAGGCCGACGCCTATGGGCACGGACTGGCACAGGTGGTCCAGGCCACACGCGACCTGCCGGAGGTGTGGGGCTACGCCGTCGCCATGCCGCTGGAAGCCGCCGAACTCGCCGCGCTGCATCCGGACAAACCGGTGCTGCTGCTGACCCCCGCCGCACCGGACGAGATGCAGGAACTGAGCGACCTGGGCGTTCTGCTTCAGGTCGGCACACAGGAGGAGGTGGACGCGCTTCCCGGCACGGCCCGCGTGCATCTGAAGGTCGACACCGGCATGAACCGGCTGGGAGCCAAGCCAGATGAAGCGCTGCGGCTGGGGCACCTGCTGGCAGAACGCGGGCAGCTTTCAGGCGTCTATACGCACCTCGCCAGTGCCGACGACCCCGACCTGAGCAGCGCCCGTCGGCAGCTCGAACAGTTTGCGAGGGTGCAGGCGCAGTTCCCCGACGTGCTGGCACACGCCGCCAACGGAGCAGGGGTCCTGAGCTTCGGGCCGCTGCCGGGCATGTCGCTGGCCCGCCCCGGTCTGGCGAGCTACGGCTACGCCCCCGACCATCTGCGAGACGTGCTGCCGCTGCGCCCGGTCATGACGCTGTCTGCACGGGTCGGCGCAGTCCACACCGTCCAGGCGGGCGAACAGGTGAGCTACGGGGGCCTGTGGACAGCCCCGCACGACACGCAGGCCGCCACGGTGCAGCTCGGGTACGCCGACGGCTATCCACGTAGCGCCACCGGGCACGCGCATCTCTGGGTGCAGGGCGAACGCCGCGCCGTGCTTGGCCGCATCTGCATGGATCAGTTCATGCTCGATGTGACCGGGCTGGACGTACAGGCGGGCGACTGGCTGGAAGTGTGGGGAGAACACAGCGTCCACCCCCGCGAGGTAGCGGCGTGGGGTGGACTGGCGGAATATGAACTGTTGACCGGAGTGGGCCGCAGGGTGCAGCGGATGCTGAACAGCGAAGGCTGA
- the trpD gene encoding anthranilate phosphoribosyltransferase, whose product MIHARLMNGEILTQQEAHAFMTELMAGELSGVRMAAALTALRVRGETPEEIAGFAQAMRENAISLPISPRPLLLDVVGTGGDGAHTFNISTTSAFVVAAGGVPVAKHGNRAASSKAGSADVLEALGVNLEASPARVAAALDELGVGFMFARNYHPALRHAAPVRGELAARTVFNVLGPLSNPAGATHLVVGVYTPKLTRTLAEVLHLLGATGALVVNGGGLDEFTVAGENAVSELKDGVVSDRSVSPEEVGLERFSAAQFAGGSPADNAVITRNLLQGRGTPAQQAIVAMNSGAALYLAGQAPDLAGGVQRAREVLASGAAWELLERYAAHSRK is encoded by the coding sequence ATGATTCATGCCCGCCTGATGAACGGCGAAATTCTGACGCAGCAGGAAGCGCACGCCTTCATGACCGAACTGATGGCCGGTGAGCTGAGCGGTGTGCGGATGGCAGCGGCCCTGACTGCGCTGCGGGTACGGGGCGAGACGCCCGAAGAGATCGCTGGATTTGCCCAGGCGATGCGCGAAAATGCCATCTCGCTGCCGATCTCGCCGCGCCCCCTGCTGCTGGACGTGGTAGGCACCGGCGGCGACGGGGCGCACACCTTCAATATCAGCACCACCTCGGCTTTCGTGGTGGCGGCAGGCGGCGTGCCGGTCGCCAAGCACGGCAACCGAGCCGCCAGCAGCAAGGCGGGCAGCGCCGACGTGCTCGAAGCGCTGGGCGTGAATCTGGAGGCGTCGCCTGCGCGGGTCGCGGCGGCGCTCGACGAACTGGGGGTGGGCTTCATGTTTGCCCGCAACTATCACCCGGCGCTGCGCCACGCTGCTCCGGTGCGCGGCGAACTGGCGGCCCGCACCGTCTTTAACGTGCTCGGGCCGCTGTCCAATCCTGCCGGGGCGACGCATCTGGTGGTGGGCGTGTATACCCCGAAGCTCACGCGCACGCTGGCCGAGGTGCTGCACCTGCTGGGCGCGACAGGAGCGCTGGTGGTGAACGGCGGCGGTCTGGACGAGTTCACGGTGGCGGGCGAGAACGCCGTGTCCGAGCTGAAAGACGGTGTGGTCAGCGACCGGAGCGTATCGCCCGAGGAAGTCGGTCTGGAGCGTTTTTCCGCTGCCCAGTTCGCGGGAGGGTCGCCCGCCGACAACGCGGTCATTACCCGGAATCTGCTTCAGGGGCGCGGCACACCCGCCCAGCAGGCCATCGTGGCGATGAATTCGGGCGCGGCGCTGTATCTGGCCGGGCAGGCCCCCGATCTGGCGGGCGGCGTCCAGCGGGCACGCGAAGTGCTGGCGTCGGGAGCAGCCTGGGAACTGCTGGAGCGGTACGCGGCGCATTCACGCAAATAG
- a CDS encoding 3'(2'),5'-bisphosphate nucleotidase CysQ, with protein MTQSNVTSSGAAEYAHEREIAESLARQAGTVLLHYRRTGFDVDHKTSADDPVTVADREASELIVAGLRAAFPDDGLLSEEMLDSPDRLGRSRVWIIDPIDGTKEYVDGTPDYCVSIGLAVDGEARLGVVLAPEKDELFTGIVGQGVWKNGQPAGFSTRQPQNSVLAVSDTEYSRELHTYALPTMKPSGSIALKMARIAAGEADATFTMSPRSEWDIAAGMALIGAAGGVTTRRNGQPIVLNQERPSIERGVLAGRPDVLAWLVPELLRLNMPEQIHGVQPTDDVWTLAPQEAQAGAQAGANLHLRQASGKLVAWALVQPGGVPLLERLEGEKGHQDVLHKDLIRIYGPLKR; from the coding sequence ATGACCCAATCCAACGTCACTTCCTCCGGGGCCGCCGAGTACGCCCACGAGCGCGAAATTGCCGAGTCGCTGGCACGTCAGGCCGGAACTGTTCTGCTGCATTACCGCCGCACCGGCTTCGATGTCGATCACAAGACCTCTGCCGACGACCCGGTCACGGTAGCCGACCGTGAAGCCAGTGAACTGATCGTGGCGGGCCTGCGGGCAGCCTTTCCGGACGATGGCCTGTTGAGCGAGGAAATGCTCGACAGCCCTGACCGACTTGGCAGGTCACGGGTCTGGATCATCGACCCCATCGACGGGACCAAGGAATATGTGGACGGTACGCCCGACTACTGCGTGTCCATCGGGCTGGCCGTCGACGGTGAGGCTCGGCTGGGTGTGGTCCTCGCGCCCGAAAAAGATGAGCTGTTCACCGGCATCGTGGGGCAGGGCGTATGGAAGAACGGACAGCCCGCCGGATTCAGTACCCGCCAGCCGCAGAACAGTGTGCTGGCCGTTTCCGATACCGAGTACAGCCGCGAACTGCATACCTACGCCCTGCCCACCATGAAACCCAGCGGCAGCATCGCGCTCAAGATGGCCCGGATCGCGGCGGGCGAGGCAGACGCGACCTTCACCATGTCGCCGCGCAGCGAGTGGGATATCGCGGCGGGCATGGCCCTGATCGGGGCGGCAGGCGGCGTCACCACCCGGCGCAACGGTCAGCCCATCGTGCTCAACCAGGAGCGGCCCAGCATCGAGAGGGGCGTGCTGGCGGGTCGCCCCGACGTGCTGGCGTGGCTGGTGCCCGAGCTGCTGCGGCTGAACATGCCCGAGCAGATTCACGGTGTTCAGCCCACCGACGACGTATGGACCTTGGCCCCGCAGGAAGCGCAGGCGGGCGCACAGGCGGGCGCGAACCTCCATCTGCGGCAGGCGAGCGGGAAGCTGGTGGCGTGGGCGCTGGTGCAGCCCGGCGGTGTGCCGCTGCTGGAGCGGCTGGAGGGTGAGAAGGGGCATCAGGACGTGCTGCACAAAGACCTGATCCGTATCTATGGCCCACTGAAGCGCTAG